The nucleotide window CATCGTCCCGCAGTTTTCCTGTCACCTCGGAAACAATATGCATTACATATTTATACTTTTCGATTTCCATATACTTTGTAACGGCTACTGTTCCGATCTGCGCAACACGGCCAACATCATTACGTCCCAAATCAACAAGCATTTTATGCTCGGCAATTTCCTTTTCGTCCTGCAGCAATGCATTCGCGATCGCTTCATCTTCTTGTATATTTTGTCCACGCGGCTTCGTTCCGGCGATCGGATTTGTAGTTACAAGCCCTTTTTGAACTTTTACAAGACTTTCCGGTGATGTGCCAAGTACCGTATAGTCCCCGAATTCCATAAAGAACATATACGGAGAAGCATTTGATGTCCGTAATTTCCGGTAGAGCGTCAAAGGATTTTCACGGAAATCCGCTTCAAACGTTTGGGATAAAACTACTTGGAAAATATCACCTTTGCGTATATGCTGTTTTGCAGTTTCAACCATTTCAATAAAGCGCTCTTTTTTAATAGTCGGCGCGAACTGGACATCGATTTCCTGTGTATGCTCATAAGTTAAAGATGACATTATCATTTGTTCGATATCATCCACTTTTTGCTGCATCAACTCCATCGTATAACCTGCCTGAAACAGATCCATCGCCACAATGGATACTTGCTGTAACAGATGATCGATGACGATAAACGTTTCGTAAAAATAAACATGAACATCCGGCATATTGTATACGTCGCCTACAATTTCCCCGATTTGTTCAAAATGATAGGCTGTTTCATAGCCAAAATAACCGATTGCCCCGCCAAAAAAAGCAAACGGAGCGTCTTCCTTTTGAAGTGGCAAGAGCTCTTTCAACAAAGTTAATACCGGTTTCTGTTCTGTTGTCAGCTCCTCATTATAGATAGAATAAGAAGCGGTTTCCGCATCCCCTTTCAGCTCACCTACCGGATTAAAGGCGATGAAGGAATAGCGTCCGTTTTGCTTAAATTTTGCATTGGATTCGAATAATACTTTTTTCGTGCCGATGATTGATTCAAAAATTGAAATTGGCGTATACGTATCGCCATTGACCTGCTTCATTACATATTTGTCTGTCTTTACTGCCATGCTCATCTCTCCTCAGCTTTTCTTTTTGTGAACACAAAAAGGCTCTTTCGCTTTTAAAGGACGAAAGAGCCGTGGTGCCACCTTTATTGACTAAATGAAATTCATTTAGTCCACTCAAAACTCGTAACGTGAGCGCTACGGCACAGCATTTCCTCTGCGCAGCTAGAAAATCCATTCATAAAGTACGTTTACTGACTTCCACCAACCGTCAGCTCTCTATAAAAACGCCGCTTTACTACTCTTTTTTCATCATCGCTTTTACTATACTTGCTATTGTATCGTTTTAGCCTGATTTTTACAAACTATTTTAAATTAACTGTAAATATAAAGTTGTCCGTGTGATTTTGCATAGTACAGACTTGCATCAGCAAAGGCTGCCAATTGTTCATACGATACTTCTTCTTTCTTCAATTGATCTGAATGGATAAATCCAAAATGAATCGGAATTTCTACTACTCCTGATGTCGAATGAACAGCAGTTGTCCGAAGTTTTTCCTCCAGCTTTATTAACAACTTGAAAAAATCATTTTCGGAAACATTTTTTATAATCGCTTCTCCGGCATTTCTCGATAATACATTAACCTTTGCCTCGTACTCGAAAATATTCGAATAAATCGACTCAAATAATGTGAATAACATCTGCTCGGTAAATAAGGTGCCGAACAGTTCTTCAATTTTAT belongs to Solibacillus sp. FSL W7-1436 and includes:
- the trpE gene encoding anthranilate synthase component I — translated: MAVKTDKYVMKQVNGDTYTPISIFESIIGTKKVLFESNAKFKQNGRYSFIAFNPVGELKGDAETASYSIYNEELTTEQKPVLTLLKELLPLQKEDAPFAFFGGAIGYFGYETAYHFEQIGEIVGDVYNMPDVHVYFYETFIVIDHLLQQVSIVAMDLFQAGYTMELMQQKVDDIEQMIMSSLTYEHTQEIDVQFAPTIKKERFIEMVETAKQHIRKGDIFQVVLSQTFEADFRENPLTLYRKLRTSNASPYMFFMEFGDYTVLGTSPESLVKVQKGLVTTNPIAGTKPRGQNIQEDEAIANALLQDEKEIAEHKMLVDLGRNDVGRVAQIGTVAVTKYMEIEKYKYVMHIVSEVTGKLRDDAHLVDVIASSLPAGTVSGAPKIRAMQIINELEQRKRGIYAGAIGYLSASGDMDLALAIRTMVIKDEKAYVQAGAGIVYDSVPEMEYEETLNKAKALLEVRK